One genomic window of Actinoplanes lobatus includes the following:
- the def gene encoding peptide deformylase: MTVQPIRLFGDPVLRTPADAVVDFDKELRNLVKDLIETMQDEGGAGLAAPQLGVGLRVFSFDVDDVVGHIVNPVLSFPDEEEQDGPEGCLSIPGIYIDTKRRQNVVANGFNEFGDPVQLVGTGLMARCVQHETDHLEGVLFLDRLDAAARKEAMKQIRSAEWYDAAKPPTVKDSPHGRGVFGSGLFSSGR; encoded by the coding sequence GTGACCGTCCAGCCCATCCGTCTCTTCGGTGATCCGGTGCTGCGCACCCCGGCCGATGCCGTCGTCGACTTCGACAAGGAACTGCGCAATCTGGTGAAGGACCTGATCGAGACCATGCAGGACGAGGGCGGCGCCGGTCTGGCCGCCCCGCAGCTCGGTGTCGGTCTGCGCGTGTTCAGCTTCGACGTGGACGACGTGGTCGGGCACATCGTGAATCCGGTGCTCTCCTTCCCCGACGAGGAGGAGCAGGACGGCCCGGAGGGCTGCCTGTCCATCCCGGGGATCTACATCGACACCAAGCGCCGGCAGAACGTCGTGGCCAACGGCTTCAACGAGTTCGGCGACCCGGTCCAGCTGGTCGGCACCGGTCTGATGGCCCGCTGCGTGCAGCACGAGACCGACCACCTGGAGGGTGTGCTCTTCCTGGACCGGCTCGACGCCGCGGCCCGCAAGGAGGCGATGAAGCAGATCCGCTCCGCGGAGTGGTACGACGCCGCCAAGCCCCCCACGGTCAAGGACAGCCCGCACGGCCGGGGCGTCTTCGGGTCCGGCCTGTTCAGCTCGGGCAGGTGA